In Pongo abelii isolate AG06213 chromosome 5, NHGRI_mPonAbe1-v2.0_pri, whole genome shotgun sequence, a single genomic region encodes these proteins:
- the COL10A1 gene encoding collagen alpha-1(X) chain, protein MLPQITFLLLVSLNLVHGVFYAERYQTPTGIKGPLPNTKTQFFIPYTIKSKGIAVRGEQGIPGPPGPAGPRGHPGPSGPPGKPGYGSPGLQGEPGLPGPPGPSAVGKPGVPGLPGKPGERGPHGPKGDIGPAGLPGPRGPPGPPGIPGPAGISVSGKPGQQGPTGVPGPRGFPGEKGAPGVPGMNGQKGEMGYGAPGRPGERGLPGPQGPTGPPGPPGVGKRGENGVPGQPGIKGDRGFPGEMGPIGPPGPQGPPGQRGPEGIGKPGAAGAPGQPGIPGTKGLPGAPGIAGPPGPPGFGKPGLPGLKGERGPAGLPGGPGAKGEQGPAGLPGKPGLTGPPGNMGPQGPKGIPGNHGLPGPKGETGPAGPAGYPGAKGERGSPGSDGKPGYPGEPGLDGPKGNPGLPGPKGDPGVGGPPGLPGPVGPAGAKGMPGHNGEAGPRGAPGIPGTRGPIGPPGIPGFPGSKGDPGNPGPPGPAGIATKGLNGPTGPPGPPGPRGHSGEPGLPGPPGPPGPPGQAVMPEGFIKAGQRPSLSGTPLVSANQGLTGMPVSAFTVILSKAYPAIGTPIPFDKILYNRQQHYEPRTGIFTCRIPGIYYFSYHVHVKGTHVWVGLYKNGTPVMYTYDEYTKGYLDQASGSAIIDLTENDQVWLQLPNAESNGLYSSEYVHSSFSGFLVAPM, encoded by the exons ATGCTGCCACAAATAACCTTTTTGCTGCTAGTATCCTTGAACTTGGTTCATGGAGTGTTTTACGCTGAACGATACCAAACGCCCACAGGCATAAAAGGCCCACTACCCAACACCAAGACACAGTTCTTCATTCCCTACACCATAAAGAGTAAAG GTATAGCAGTAAGAGGAGAGCAAGGTATTCCTGGTCCACCAGGCCCTGCTGGACCTCGAGGGCACCCAGGTCCTTCCGGACCACCAGGAAAACCAGGCTACGGAAGTCCTGGACTCCAAGGAGAGCCAGGGTTGCCAGGACCACCAGGACCATCAGCTGTAGGGAAGCCAGGTGTGCCAGGACTCCCAGGAAAACCAGGAGAGAGAGGACCACATGGACCAAAAGGAGATATTGGACCAGCTGGCCTACCAGGACCCCGGGGCCCACCGGGACCACCTGGAATCCCTGGACCGGCTGGAATTTCTGTGTCAGGAAAACCTGGACAACAGGGACCCACAGGAGTCCCGGGACCCAGGGGCTTTCCTGGAGAAAAGGGTGCACCAGGAGTCCCTGGTATGAATGGACAGAAAGGGGAAATGGGATATGGTGCTCCTGGTCGTCCAGGTGAGAGAGGTCTTCCAGGCCCTCAGGGTCCCACGGGACCACCTGGCCCTCCTGGAGTGGGAAAAAGAGGTGAAAATGGGGTTCCAGGACAGCCAGGCATCAAAGGTGATAGAGGTTTTCCAGGAGAAATGGGACCAATTGGCCCACCAGGTCCCCAAGGCCCTCCTGGGCAACGAGGACCAGAAGGCATTGGAAAGCCAGGAGCTGCTGGAGCCCCAGGCCAGCCAGGGATTCCAGGAACAAAAGGTCTCCCTGGGGCTCCAGGAATAGCTGGGCCCCCAGGGCCTCCTGGCTTTGGGAAACCAGGCTTGCCAGGCCTGAAGGGAGAAAGAGGACCTGCTGGCCTTCCTGGGGGTCCAGGTGCCAAAGGGGAACAAGGGCCAGCAGGTCTTCCTGGGAAACCAGGTCTGACTGGACCCCCTGGGAATATGGGACCCCAAGGACCAAAAGGCATCCCGGGTAACCATGGTCTCCCAGGCCCTAAAGGTGAGACAGGGCCAGCTGGGCCTGCAGGATACCCTGGGGCTAAGGGTGAAAGGGGTTCCCCTGGGTCAGATGGAAAACCAGGGTACCCAGGAGAACCAGGTCTCGATGGTCCTAAGGGTAACCCAGGGTTACCAGGCCCAAAAGGTGATCCTGGAGTTGGAGGACCTCCTGGTCTCCCAGGCCCTGTGGGCCCAGCAGGAGCAAAGGGAATGCCTGGACACAATGGAGAGGCTGGCCCAAGAGGCGCCCCTGGAATACCAGGTACTAGAGGCCCTATTGGGCCACCAGGCATTCCAGGATTCCCTGGGTCTAAAGGGGATCCAGGAAATCCCGGTCCTCCTGGCCCAGCTGGCATAGCAACTAAGGGCCTCAATGGACCCACCGGGCCACCAGGGCCTCCAGGTCCAAGAGGTCACTCTGGAGAGCCTGGCCTTCCGGGGccccctgggcctccaggcccaCCAGGTCAAGCAGTCATGCCTGAGGGTTTTATAAAGGCAGGCCAAAGGCCCAGTCTTTCTGGGACACCTCTTGTTAGTGCCAACCAGGGGTTAACAGGAATGCCTGTGTCTGCTTTTACTGTTATTCTCTCCAAAGCTTACCCAGCAATAGGAACTCCCATACCATTTGATAAGATTTTGTATAACAGGCAACAGCATTATGAGCCAAGGACTGGAATCTTTACTTGTAGGATACCAGGAATATACTATTTTTCATACCACGTGCATGTGAAAGGGACTCACGTTTGGGTAGGCCTGTATAAGAATGGCACCCCTGTAATGTACACCTATGATGAATACACCAAAGGCTACCTGGATCAGGCTTCAGGGAGTGCCATCATCGATCTCACAGAAAATGACCAGGTCTGGCTCCAGCTGCCCAATGCCGAGTCAAATGGCCTATACTCCTCTGAGTATGTCCACTCCTCTTTTTCAGGATTCCTAGTGGCTCCAATGTGA